The region AAGCCCGCGTAGCCCGGCGTCCGATGCTCGACGAGCCACTCCGCGAGGTCGCGGGCCTCGCGTTCGTAGTCCGGTTCCGCGCTCGACCCCTCGCCGAGAACCCGTCCGGCGGTGAGGTTCGCCATCGTGAACAGCGCGGTGCCCTTGTAGTTCCGGCGCTGTTCGACCAGAAAGAGGGGCCGGACGTTGACCGGCGCGCGCTTGATGGTCTCTTGAACCGCGATGTTGAGCCACTTGTTCTCGACCGGGACGGCCTGCAACAGGCGGCTGCTCATGCCGTCGCCGTAGTCCCAGCCGGTGTAGTCGCGCTCGCGCGCGTACCGAAGCGTCTCGCCGAGAACCCGCCCCGTGACACCCACTCGGGGCTCGCTCGCATCACTCATTTCGTTCCGACCGACACGGTCGCGGTAAATCCATCCATCGGATCCGGATCGGTCGAGATGGTCGGCGAACGGGTCGGAAGAACGGGGAGGAAAGTCGGTCAGCGCGTACGCCGGGCCGCGATGAGGGCCGCGCCGAGGAGCGCGACGACCGCGACCACGGGCCCGAAGCCGGGACCGCCCGCACCGCTGCCGCCGCTCTCGTTGCCCGCGCTGCCGTTACCCTCGCCGCTAGCGTTCCCGCCGGCGGCCTCCGTCGACGCGCCGCCGCTCGCGTTCCCGCTCGTTCCGGCGTCCGCGTCGATGCTGGTGGCCGTCGAGACGGTCTCACCCGTCACGAAGAAGCTGTCGTCCTGGAGGCTGGTGGTACTGTCGTTGTCGAGTCCCACGACCGAGCCGTCGTCGATTCGAGTGACGATGTACTGGCCCTCGCCGAGGTCGGCGGTGTCGATCGTCGTGGAGCCGTTGGCCGCGGTCTGGAACTGGCTCTGGATACCGCCGATGCTCCCGTTGTCGATCGCGTTGACGCGGTAGCTCGTACCGGGCTCCCCGGCGAACAGGAGCCGTTCACCCTGTCGGTACTCCTCGCCGGCGGTGAGCCGGCCGCTCGCGACGAGCGTCGTGACGTAGCCGGTGGCGTTCGCCGGCACGCCGTTGTTCGTGACCACGGCGTCCTGGTCCGGATCGAAGCTCCCGTTGAGCCGCTCGGTCTGGGTGGTGCCGCTCGTCTCGTAGTAGACCACCGCTTCGAGCGGCTGGCTCTGTGTGACCCGGCCACCGAGGTTCACCGAGTAGTTGCGGTCGTCGTACGTCGCGAGGATCGGCCGGGTGTTGCCGACCAGCTCCCCGCGCGAGCCGTCGTCGTTCTGCTTGAAGACGGCGACGTAGCCTGCGTTCGGCACCACGCCGGTGATGTTGACCGACTGGTTCGCGGCGAACTGCGAGGCGCTCTGGTTCGGGAAGGAGATGTTGGCGGCGACCACCTCGTAGCTGACCGGCACCGGGCCGTCGGTTCCGCCGTCGGCCCCGGTCGTCGAGACCCCGATGGCGTAGCTATCGGACGAGGAGGGCGTCGTCACGTTGCCGACGTCGGCGATGATCCGGTCGCCGGGCTGGACCCCCACCGGCTGCTGGAAGTCAAGCGCCAGCCGTCCGTTACCCTGTTTCGAGACCTGATACGCGGTCACCGGCTCGACGCCCGTGCCGTTCGAGACGTAGACCGAGACGTCGCTCGAACTCACGTTGCCGAGGTTGCCGTCGAATCCGTCGCTCGCCGCGTAGTTGAGCGTCATCGACCCCATCCCGTTCTGGGCGATGGCGTCGCCCTGCTGGACGGTGACCGACACCGGGAAGGAGTCGACGGTGGTGCCCGGCGAGTGCGGGAACGGAGCGGAGGAGCTCGCGTTAAGCGCGGCCGCCGGCCCGCTGACGGTCGCCGCACCGGCCAGTCCGGTGAGCAGTGCCACTGCGATGATGAGTACGGTACGCCGCGTCGTCATGGATATGCGCTTGTCTGCCTCATTGTCGTACGGTTCGGGACCCACACGCGATTTCCGATGGACCGCGCGCGATGGTCGTCGATCCGGATCTCACTCCAGAAGGGCTTTGTTATCCTCATCATACCCGCCGCCGAAGGCCGGGTCGAGTTCGAAACGAGACGGAAAAATCGAAGCGGACGATTCAGCGTCGCCGAGTCGCGATGAGGGCCGCGCCGAGGAGCGCGACCACCGCGACCACGACGCCGAAGCCGGGTCCGCCCGCACCGCTGCCGCCACCGCTCTCGTTGCCGTTGCTCGCGTTGCCGTCACCGCCGGCCTGCGTCGACTCGCCGCCCGCCGCACCGGCCGCCGTCGATTCACCGCTCGTGGCGGCCGTCGATCCGCCGGCCGT is a window of Halococcus hamelinensis 100A6 DNA encoding:
- a CDS encoding PGF-CTERM sorting domain-containing protein: MTTRRTVLIIAVALLTGLAGAATVSGPAAALNASSSAPFPHSPGTTVDSFPVSVTVQQGDAIAQNGMGSMTLNYAASDGFDGNLGNVSSSDVSVYVSNGTGVEPVTAYQVSKQGNGRLALDFQQPVGVQPGDRIIADVGNVTTPSSSDSYAIGVSTTGADGGTDGPVPVSYEVVAANISFPNQSASQFAANQSVNITGVVPNAGYVAVFKQNDDGSRGELVGNTRPILATYDDRNYSVNLGGRVTQSQPLEAVVYYETSGTTQTERLNGSFDPDQDAVVTNNGVPANATGYVTTLVASGRLTAGEEYRQGERLLFAGEPGTSYRVNAIDNGSIGGIQSQFQTAANGSTTIDTADLGEGQYIVTRIDDGSVVGLDNDSTTSLQDDSFFVTGETVSTATSIDADAGTSGNASGGASTEAAGGNASGEGNGSAGNESGGSGAGGPGFGPVVAVVALLGAALIAARRTR